The Candidatus Nitrosopumilus sp. SW genomic sequence TCAATTAAAGATGCTGACCCAAAAATCAGATTTGCTGGAGTAATTAATGAACGGGGAAGACTGGTTGCTGGTGGAATGAAACCAAATGTTGAACCTTTAGAAAGTGAAAAAGACGATGAAATGATTTTCATGGAATTGGCATTGCGTGTAAAAATGAGAAGAGAGTTTGATAAACAACTAGGAACTGTAAATTTTGCATTGGCTTCTCGTGAAAGAGCGTTA encodes the following:
- a CDS encoding DUF6659 family protein yields the protein MSGKIYDYSKICDSIKDADPKIRFAGVINERGRLVAGGMKPNVEPLESEKDDEMIFMELALRVKMRREFDKQLGTVNFALASRERALAISVPINEDILYVAAEPDSDYGTLPKKILEIVNS